In the Terriglobia bacterium genome, GCACGCCCACCAGGTTCGAGAACTCGTCGGTCCACAGGTAGGCGGGATCGGGCGGCGCGTTCGGCCGCCGAGGCAGCCGCTCCCAGCGGGGGTCGGCGGCGAGGGGCCCCAGCGCGTCGACGTCCCGCGCGAGCACGGCCCAGGTGGACGGCATCTTGCGCTCGAGCTGCTCCTCGGTCGTCGCGCGGCCATCGTCCTGGGCGAGGCCGGAGAGCCGCAGATCCAAGGCGATGCTGTCGATGACGGCGGTGAGGTCCAGGTACTCGTTGGTCAGGTGCAGCGCGAGGAGGCCGTCGGGACGGAGCTTCGTCATGTAAAGCTCGATCGCCTCCCGCGTGATCATGTGGACGGGGATCGAGTCGGAGCTGAACGCGTCCACCACCACGAGGCCCTGCGACCCGTCCGGCAGGCGGGCGATCTCCGTTCGCCCGTCGCCCACGACCACGTCGACCTCCGCCTTCGAGTCCCTGAGATAGGTGAACAGGGCGGGGTCCCGCGCGATCCTCACGACCTCGGGATCGATCTCGATGAAGGTGAACCGGCGGCCGGGCCGGCCATAGGCGGCGAGGGTGCCCGCGCCCAGTCCGATCATCGCGGCGCGGTCCAGTCGGCCGCCGCCGTCGAACGCGGCGAACACCTGTCCGATCGGCCCGCTGCGGTGGTAGTAGGCGGTGGGGATCGACGCGAGCTCCGGGTCGGGGTACTGGATCCCGTGCCCGGTCGTCCCGTGCTGGAGCAGATGGTACGGCTTCATCTCGAACGACCGGACCTGGCCCGCGGCGTCCCTCGTGCGGATCGGCGGCGGCTGGATCATCAGCACGCGGTGAACGCCGTAGAACGTCCGGGCCGCGTGCAGCAGCGCGGCGCCGGGGTTCAGCTGGAACCAGGCCGGGAGCATCAGCGCGACGAGGCCGAGGGCCATCCGCCGGGGCACGGCGATCAGCGCGAGGCAGGGGACGGCGACGATCGCGAACCGCAGTGCCGCCCTAAGGGACGGGACCGCCGCCTCGAGGCCGACGGCCACGACGGCCAGCGAGCCGAGAGTGGCCAGGTCGAGAACGGCCCCGGCGAGACGCCCTCGCCGCTCCCCCGCCCCGCCGGCCGACGCGGGCGCGGGCCGGAGCGCGCAGGCGAGGATGAGGGCCAGCGGGTACTCGGCGATCGAATCGAAGAGGAGCGGCGCGATCAGCGCGTTGAAGACCCCGCCGAGAGCGCCTCCCAGCCCGACGAGGAGATAGAACTCGGTGAGGTGGTCCGTGGTCGGCCGGCTCTCGGCGAGGCCGGCGTGGCATACGAGACCCGCGAGGAGTACCGCGGCGAGGTGCCCCACGAGCAGCAGCGGAAGGGGGACGTCCAGGAAGTTGAACCGTATCCCGGCGGCCAGCGCGACGGTCAGGGCGCCGAGCGCATAGCCGGCCGCGCGGCGCGGGATGAGGACGCGCGGGGAGAAGGCGAGGATGAACGTGAGCAGGTACAGCGCGAGCGGGACCACCCAGAGCAGCGGGACGGCCGCGACGTCCGTGGTCATGTACTGGGTGGCGGCCAGGAGCACGCTCGACGGGGCGAACGCGAGCAGGACCCAGAGGAGGCGCCGGGCCGCCGTGAGGGGTCGGGCGTCCTCGACCGACTGCGACCGCGCCTCGGGCGGGGCGGCGCGCGACCTCAAGAGCGACACGCCACAGACCCCCGCCAGCGCGACGAACAGCAGATAACCCGCCGAGAAGAGCCGGCTCTGCGACCGCAGTCCCAAGGCCGGCTCCACCAGCAGCGGATAGCAGAGGAGCGCCGCCAGGCTGCCGGCGTTCCCCGCGGCGTAGAGGAAGTACGGATCCCCCGCCGCGGGGTGCGTGGTCGAGGCGAACCAGCGCTGGAGCAGCGGCCCCGAGGTGGAGAGCACGAAGAACGCCGGTCCCACCGAGACCGCGAGGAGCGCGAGCACGAGGAGCGCCGGCGAGAGCGCCCGAGGTCCGGGTCCGCCGGGAAGGCCGAGCGGCAGCACCGCCACCGGCAGGAGGAGCACGATCCCGTGCACGATGACCTGCGCCCGGGGAGCGAGGCGGCGGCCGAGCACGTGAGCGTAGCCGTAGCCCGCGAGGAGAACCGTCTGGAAGAACAGGAGGCAGGCGATCCAGACCGAGGAGCTTCCACCGAAACGCGGAAGGATCATCCTTCCGATCATCGGCTCGACGAGGAAGAGGAGCGCCGCGCTCACCAGGATCGTGAGGGTGTAGACGGGCAGCAAGGAGATCCTCCCTCGAACGGCGGATGATACCAGCGGTCCCGCTACCTCAGATACCCCAGCGATCGCAGCCGCTCCACCATCTCCGGGTCGTAGTCGCTCGTGGCCGAGCGGCCGGAGAGGGCGCGCCGGCCGAACGTCGGTACGGGGCGCGGGAGGTCGCGCGGAAGATCGAGGCAAGCGGCAGGAAGGCGCCCCGGCATCTCGAGGCTTCGGGGGAAGCCGGCGAGCGCCAGCACGAGCGGGGCCACGTCGAGATCGGCCAGGGGCGGCCCGACGCAGCCGGGCTTCGCGGGAGCCCCCGCGACGATCGCGAACCCTTCCGCGTCC is a window encoding:
- a CDS encoding fused MFS/spermidine synthase, whose protein sequence is MLPVYTLTILVSAALLFLVEPMIGRMILPRFGGSSSVWIACLLFFQTVLLAGYGYAHVLGRRLAPRAQVIVHGIVLLLPVAVLPLGLPGGPGPRALSPALLVLALLAVSVGPAFFVLSTSGPLLQRWFASTTHPAAGDPYFLYAAGNAGSLAALLCYPLLVEPALGLRSQSRLFSAGYLLFVALAGVCGVSLLRSRAAPPEARSQSVEDARPLTAARRLLWVLLAFAPSSVLLAATQYMTTDVAAVPLLWVVPLALYLLTFILAFSPRVLIPRRAAGYALGALTVALAAGIRFNFLDVPLPLLLVGHLAAVLLAGLVCHAGLAESRPTTDHLTEFYLLVGLGGALGGVFNALIAPLLFDSIAEYPLALILACALRPAPASAGGAGERRGRLAGAVLDLATLGSLAVVAVGLEAAVPSLRAALRFAIVAVPCLALIAVPRRMALGLVALMLPAWFQLNPGAALLHAARTFYGVHRVLMIQPPPIRTRDAAGQVRSFEMKPYHLLQHGTTGHGIQYPDPELASIPTAYYHRSGPIGQVFAAFDGGGRLDRAAMIGLGAGTLAAYGRPGRRFTFIEIDPEVVRIARDPALFTYLRDSKAEVDVVVGDGRTEIARLPDGSQGLVVVDAFSSDSIPVHMITREAIELYMTKLRPDGLLALHLTNEYLDLTAVIDSIALDLRLSGLAQDDGRATTEEQLERKMPSTWAVLARDVDALGPLAADPRWERLPRRPNAPPDPAYLWTDEFSNLVGVLRRHHPSG